DNA from Rhinatrema bivittatum chromosome 1, aRhiBiv1.1, whole genome shotgun sequence:
TCTGCTACCAAGACATGACTATCCCCCCCCAGGGAAATACGGGTCCTTTTTCCTGACCTCTTTAAGGCAGGGGGAAAATTCTCCTGAGGCAGGACCAGgctccaaaggaaaaaaaaaattctttcaaaaaCCCAGACTCTCCAAAAACCCTTCTTACACTCACTCCCAGAGACACTAGTAATAGAATGCATACACCAGCGATCAAAATAATTGATAGGCGACATAAGGATGAAATCAGCCAATCGGTATTAACCTGCTATCTAGGCCTCACCCAGGCCCCCCAGGGCTGGAGAAGCACTTTAGGGATGTGAGCCGCATGCCCCTCTGAAAATGGATCTGAAGGAGCTAATATGAAGGAATTCTGGGGTGTGAGCCCCACATTCCTGCTGGGAGTAAGGGAGTGAATGAGGAATATTGGGGAAAAATGGAAGGAGTTACTTTCAAATGGGAAGCATTGTTTAACTGGATTTGTTAATCATATCTTGGCTGAGAATCCTGCTGAACTCTGAGTTATTCATCAGTCGAGTTATGCCCTCGGCATTATTATTGCATACAGTTGCTGGCTTGGTAACCCCATGAAATAAAGAATTCATGGTTTACATTATATCTTTGTGTGGATTGGTGATCTGTGACATGCCTTGGACTGCCAGCACTGAGGATCCAGCGACACAAAGAAGGTCCGAAGTTCACAGAGGGGAGATGCAAGGAAGGGGCTCCCGGTCCAGCCCAAGAGGAGTCCAGGTCTACTTCACCATCTACATGACCCAAAATGATGAATCCTAAAGTCCAAGAGACTGACACTTTGTGCTAAAGCAGTGCCAGAACCTCCCATCATGTCATGTGCCccgagagggggagggggggggggttatactaAGTAATAGTAGTGTTTGCAGAGTGTGCACATGTTAAAAggtccttgttaaaaaaaaaaaaaagccctgcatCTTTTAACAGGGTCATTCTGAGATCTGCTTTGCTAACCTGTCCAACCTGCAAGGGCCAATTAGCCCATGGGATCCTTCCACCCCGCCGACACCAAAACAGAGGCCTCCAACATCTGTGATCCCCACcactttcctcccctcccccacccccagcataaCAGAGATTGGGGATCCAGGCTGGGATCTACTCACCCTACATccctgacaaattaaagagtggGGCTTTGGCCTGACAAGGTCTCcctcaaccctcccccccccccccccccactccatctGACATCCAAAAAAATGATCACCCTCAATATAAAAACAGTAGCTCTGTCTCTGCGATTCCCCCACCCCAACATTGAAAAGATTGGACCTTCAGCACTTTCAAAACCTTCTGCCCCTTAGAATACCCACTCATTCCCCCTGCTATACCAtaatggtatgcatcccaggctTCTGAAGGAacaggaggtggacctttgggccaaggtggggttgacgctacccgcagggcaagccctacgggtccccaccattgtcAGGTGGAGCTGACTGATTgaggaggccagctggagcttcgccaataccagccccacagtttgagcccttggatactggggccagctggacttagatgggcctccagCCGATGTCTTCTGAGAGATGACGAGGAGGTCAGACAGGGGTCAGCAGTGGAAGGAGTTGATGGTCTGATCTGGATGAGGAGGATCCCGGAGACCTGGGTGCCAAGGAGAACAGagggcagacagggggcgcctgagtaagaccaggccaaagcctgaaaggccaagtccagactGAATTTGAAAGGAGCACACTGTTCAGATATTTGGATAGCATATTTTCCTCAGGGCTCCCTTAACAGCCTCATTTTTCAAGCTGTAAATGATAGGATTGAGCATGGGTGCTAGAACTGTATGCATGACTGACACCATCCTATCCCTCAGGACAGagggtgccaaagaaggacggaaaTAGATGGAAAAAATAGTCCCATAGAATAAAATGACCACAATGAGGTGAGAGaaacaggtggagaaggccttgcgTCTACCTTCTGTGGAGCGGATTCTCAAGATGGCTGCCATGATGCATATGTAAGAAGTCACTATGAAGATGAAAGGCCCCATAACAGAGAAGGCACCCTCAGTAAAGATGACCATCTCATTGGCAGTAGTATCAGAGCAGGATAGTTTAAGGAAGAGGGATATTTCACAGAAAAAATGGTGAATAGTGATAGGCCCACAGAAGGACAAACGGGATGCCATGGCAGTATGTAGGAGAGAATGCGCCAGAGCACTGGCCCAGGCAGCTAAAAGCAACTGGAGGCAGTGCCTTCTGTCCATTGCTGTGGCATAGTGCAAGGGGTCACTGATGGCCACGTAGCGGTCATAGGCCATCACAGCTAGAAGATTGCTCTCCATGTTCCCCAGGAATATGAAGAACATCATCTGGGTGATACATCCATTGAAAGAAATGGTCCTCTTCTCCAGAAGGAGATTGGCCAACAGCTTGGGGACAGTGACAGAAGTGAA
Protein-coding regions in this window:
- the LOC115098490 gene encoding olfactory receptor 1361-like; protein product: MDTGNQSSFIEFLLLGFSDFPDLWMLIFAIFLSLYLITLLGNIIIISVILLAPQLHTPMYLFLCNLSLVDMGFTSVTVPKLLANLLLEKRTISFNGCITQMMFFIFLGNMESNLLAVMAYDRYVAISDPLHYATAMDRRHCLQLLLAAWASALAHSLLHTAMASRLSFCGPITIHHFFCEISLFLKLSCSDTTANEMVIFTEGAFSVMGPFIFIVTSYICIMAAILRIRSTEGRRKAFSTCFSHLIVVILFYGTIFSIYFRPSLAPSVLRDRMVSVMHTVLAPMLNPIIYSLKNEAVKGALRKICYPNI